One genomic region from Leptospira tipperaryensis encodes:
- the guaB gene encoding IMP dehydrogenase, translating into MSNQTYRDSEYLDGLSGDELFSLQIGLTYRDFLVLPGFIDFHPSEVELETRLTRNIKLKRPFISSPMDTVTESQMAIAQALMGGIGIIHYNNTIEEQVTLVEKVKRFENGFITDPVILGPKNVIKDLDWIKEHKGFTGIPVTEDGTRNSKLVGIVTNRDIDFEKNREITLDKVMTTNVITGKAGITLQEANDIIKKSKIGKLPIVDSNGKLVSLVSRSDLKKNKEFPDASKDENKRLRCGAAVSTLMESRERVAALYEAGVDVIIIDSAQGNSNYQIEMIQFIKKEFKNLDVIAGNVVTRGQAENLIQAGADGLRIGMGPGSICITQDTMAVGRAQATAVFQTAKHAAKYDIPVIADGGISNIGDIANSLAIGASTCMMGFMFAGTTEAPGEYFYENGIRLKKYRGMASIEAMKAGGDKRYFNEGQKVKVAQGVSGSVVDRGSILNFIPYLSQGLRLSFQDMGYKSIPEIHKALRNGAIRFERRSESAQAQGSVHGLYSFSAPTMRAE; encoded by the coding sequence ATGTCAAACCAAACTTACCGCGACTCCGAATATTTAGACGGACTATCCGGAGACGAACTTTTCAGTCTTCAGATTGGTCTAACCTACAGAGATTTTCTCGTCCTCCCTGGATTTATCGACTTCCATCCCTCTGAAGTTGAGCTTGAAACCAGACTGACTCGAAATATAAAACTAAAACGACCTTTTATTAGTTCGCCAATGGATACGGTAACCGAATCCCAGATGGCCATCGCGCAAGCGTTGATGGGAGGGATCGGAATCATTCATTACAACAATACGATCGAAGAGCAAGTTACGCTCGTTGAGAAAGTAAAACGTTTTGAAAACGGGTTCATCACCGATCCTGTGATCCTCGGACCAAAGAATGTAATCAAGGATTTGGATTGGATCAAGGAGCACAAAGGCTTCACAGGAATTCCGGTTACCGAAGACGGAACCAGAAATTCTAAACTTGTAGGGATCGTAACCAACAGAGATATCGATTTTGAAAAGAACAGAGAGATCACACTCGATAAAGTGATGACCACAAACGTGATTACCGGTAAAGCAGGAATCACTTTACAAGAAGCGAATGATATCATCAAGAAATCAAAGATCGGAAAACTACCGATTGTGGATTCTAATGGAAAGTTGGTGTCACTTGTAAGTCGTTCCGACTTAAAGAAGAATAAAGAATTTCCGGACGCCTCAAAGGATGAAAACAAAAGACTTCGTTGCGGCGCTGCGGTATCAACTTTGATGGAATCCAGAGAAAGAGTCGCGGCTCTTTACGAAGCCGGAGTCGACGTGATCATCATCGATTCAGCACAAGGAAATTCGAACTATCAAATCGAAATGATTCAGTTCATCAAAAAAGAATTTAAGAATCTGGATGTGATCGCGGGGAACGTTGTAACCCGTGGACAGGCCGAGAATCTCATCCAAGCGGGCGCAGACGGGCTTCGTATCGGAATGGGACCGGGTTCAATCTGTATCACTCAGGATACGATGGCAGTCGGACGCGCGCAGGCAACGGCCGTATTCCAAACTGCGAAACACGCGGCGAAATACGACATTCCTGTCATTGCGGATGGAGGAATCTCCAATATCGGCGATATCGCGAACTCCCTTGCGATCGGAGCTTCTACTTGTATGATGGGTTTTATGTTTGCGGGAACCACCGAAGCTCCGGGAGAATATTTCTATGAGAACGGAATTCGTCTCAAGAAATACAGGGGAATGGCGTCGATCGAAGCGATGAAAGCAGGCGGGGACAAACGTTATTTTAACGAAGGACAAAAAGTAAAAGTGGCACAAGGTGTGAGCGGTTCGGTTGTCGATCGCGGATCCATTCTCAACTTCATTCCGTATTTGTCGCAAGGACTCAGACTTTCATTCCAAGATATGGGATACAAATCCATTCCTGAAATTCACAAGGCTTTAAGAAACGGAGCGATTCGTTTTGAAAGACGATCCGAATCCGCGCAGGCTCAGGGTTCCGTTCACGGTCTCTATTCTTTCAGCGCACCAACGATGAGGGCGGAGTAA
- a CDS encoding DUF1577 domain-containing protein produces METIQRKKRDKETVVDPAKKFHIISKFLVKTDIVAQSPGIVKQIVKILQVSKDATKILIQTQTPNAFPLNSQVTLTKLLAKYVELDCEVLDEKPGNQLILGVSDISIASKERSLNRIAPTEGSVWITNIRTSKTTIDANLFNIPTSVKVNFADYETKLKSKYDILKIDVFRTIGDKFDLVKKSRKILFIPDTQKASSYAPFDQEGFIDYEAEIGDKDDIRKKIIEYANQKIRSELIVPVIYLNHEEQAIPIGYVHAQNRNREIDILEVMEIKTLTFEMVDRIRESNTVLVKERFPIVNISTGGLKAKINHPDLNHDLTKRAGFTFDIFFKMQAPLTAFGVIRSVTKDADGNLYVGLSIEGNSSRPGERKKYIDNVNRLLAEANQAQI; encoded by the coding sequence ATGGAAACAATTCAGAGAAAAAAAAGAGATAAAGAAACGGTCGTAGACCCGGCAAAAAAGTTTCACATTATTTCAAAATTTCTCGTAAAAACCGACATCGTCGCACAGTCGCCCGGCATCGTAAAACAGATCGTTAAAATTTTGCAGGTATCAAAAGACGCGACAAAAATTCTGATTCAAACTCAGACACCAAACGCGTTTCCTTTAAACAGTCAAGTCACCCTGACAAAACTTCTCGCAAAGTATGTCGAATTGGATTGTGAAGTCTTGGATGAAAAACCGGGAAATCAACTGATCCTGGGCGTTTCCGATATTTCTATCGCGAGCAAGGAACGCAGCCTCAATCGTATCGCTCCGACAGAAGGATCCGTCTGGATCACGAATATTCGTACGAGCAAAACCACGATCGACGCAAATCTTTTTAATATTCCGACCTCGGTCAAAGTCAACTTCGCCGACTATGAAACAAAGTTAAAATCGAAATACGATATTCTTAAAATCGACGTCTTTAGAACCATCGGAGACAAGTTCGACCTGGTTAAAAAGAGCAGAAAGATTCTTTTTATTCCGGATACGCAGAAGGCTTCAAGTTATGCGCCCTTTGATCAGGAAGGTTTTATCGATTACGAAGCTGAGATCGGTGACAAGGACGATATTCGTAAAAAAATCATCGAATACGCAAACCAGAAAATCAGATCCGAACTCATTGTTCCCGTAATCTATCTCAATCACGAAGAACAAGCGATTCCGATCGGTTACGTTCACGCGCAAAATCGAAATCGTGAAATCGATATTTTGGAAGTGATGGAAATCAAAACTCTTACCTTTGAGATGGTGGATCGAATCCGAGAATCCAATACGGTTCTTGTGAAAGAAAGATTTCCGATCGTCAACATTTCGACCGGCGGCTTAAAAGCAAAGATCAATCATCCGGATCTAAACCACGACCTTACTAAAAGGGCCGGATTTACCTTCGATATCTTCTTCAAGATGCAGGCTCCTCTCACCGCGTTCGGAGTGATTCGATCGGTGACAAAGGACGCGGACGGTAATCTTTACGTCGGACTTTCGATCGAAGGAAACTCTTCTCGCCCCGGTGAAAGAAAAAAATACATCGATAACGTCAACCGACTTCTCGCTGAAGCAAACCAGGCTCAGATCTGA